In the genome of Caldalkalibacillus salinus, one region contains:
- a CDS encoding histidinol-phosphatase HisJ family protein: protein MLTDYHVHMHETGDFSLTWLEKYIEQAQAKGIEELGISEHAYFFEETRNILSNDWVNGRRGLQMKTYLDLFEQARSAGYKVKMGIEMDYTPGKEKEMEAFIKQYPFDYVIGSVHWIGDWGIDLMDFRDEYEKRDIHDVYTAYFDQVVTLAQSKLFDFVGHIDLVKIFNYRPTDQAFLHAQFDRVVQALADSGTCIEISTAGLRKPVEEIYPEPALLQKCKDAGVGIVICSDAHHPDHIGYAYDQAISLAKSVGYQEIQTFTKRERQAHPLG, encoded by the coding sequence ATGTTAACAGATTACCATGTTCACATGCACGAAACCGGGGACTTTTCCTTAACTTGGCTTGAAAAATACATAGAACAAGCCCAAGCTAAGGGTATAGAAGAGTTAGGTATATCAGAACACGCCTATTTCTTTGAAGAAACAAGAAACATCCTATCTAACGACTGGGTTAATGGACGGCGAGGACTGCAAATGAAAACATACTTGGACCTATTTGAGCAGGCTCGTTCAGCCGGTTACAAAGTCAAGATGGGGATTGAAATGGATTATACACCTGGTAAAGAAAAAGAAATGGAAGCCTTTATTAAACAGTACCCTTTTGATTATGTCATCGGTTCTGTACATTGGATTGGAGATTGGGGCATTGACCTCATGGATTTTAGAGATGAGTACGAGAAGCGAGACATACACGACGTTTACACCGCTTATTTTGATCAGGTGGTCACTTTGGCTCAATCTAAGCTATTTGATTTTGTAGGTCATATAGACCTTGTTAAAATCTTTAACTATCGTCCCACGGATCAAGCGTTCTTACACGCTCAATTCGACCGTGTCGTCCAAGCGTTAGCCGATTCAGGGACGTGTATTGAAATCAGTACAGCAGGTTTACGCAAGCCAGTAGAGGAGATTTACCCCGAACCTGCATTACTTCAAAAATGTAAGGATGCGGGTGTTGGGATCGTGATATGTTCAGATGCCCATCACCCTGACCATATTGGCTATGCTTATGACCAAGCGATATCATTGGCAAAATCGGTCGGTTACCAAGAGATTCAGACGTTTACAAAACGTGAAAGACAGGCCCATCCACTAGGCTAA
- a CDS encoding DUF2905 domain-containing protein, with protein sequence MNPIAKWIMITGGVLIVVGLLWQLLGRHIPLGRLPGDFVYEKENVRVYFPFVTMIILSIVLSLLFSLGRFFR encoded by the coding sequence ATGAACCCCATTGCAAAATGGATTATGATCACAGGGGGCGTTCTGATTGTGGTCGGTCTGTTGTGGCAACTGCTTGGCAGACATATCCCACTGGGACGTTTACCAGGTGATTTCGTGTATGAAAAAGAAAACGTACGTGTTTACTTTCCGTTTGTCACAATGATTATCCTTAGTATTGTCCTTTCTTTACTATTTTCATTAGGCCGTTTCTTCAGATAA
- a CDS encoding L,D-transpeptidase, which translates to MTHLKKQSRVILSSFLLILLFVSVPPNSQAQIPEEYEGVHLEIDLATNKLKVFLNTHEVFSYSVATGRNKTKTPLGEFKIVTKVKEPWYLPKQIAGGDPKNPLGTRWIGLSVPYTNGYKYGIHGTNKPQSIGHYVTDGCIRLQNENVEWLYDQLQKGTPVIITDSSLTNLELSEKKQSIEAQLKQKYDDDEGDKS; encoded by the coding sequence TTGACCCATCTCAAAAAACAGAGCCGTGTCATCCTCAGTAGTTTTCTACTCATCTTGCTGTTTGTAAGTGTCCCGCCGAATAGCCAGGCGCAAATACCGGAAGAGTACGAAGGGGTACACCTAGAGATTGACCTAGCCACCAATAAGCTCAAGGTGTTCTTAAACACTCACGAAGTCTTTTCCTATTCAGTTGCCACGGGCAGAAATAAAACTAAAACACCACTTGGTGAATTTAAAATTGTGACCAAAGTGAAAGAACCATGGTATTTACCCAAACAAATTGCGGGCGGAGACCCTAAAAATCCGCTAGGAACAAGGTGGATCGGGTTAAGCGTCCCTTATACGAACGGCTATAAATACGGCATTCATGGGACAAATAAACCTCAATCGATTGGTCACTATGTTACGGACGGGTGCATCCGATTGCAGAATGAAAACGTTGAGTGGCTGTATGACCAACTCCAAAAAGGGACGCCCGTCATCATCACAGACTCTTCCCTTACAAATCTTGAATTAAGTGAGAAGAAACAATCCATTGAGGCGCAATTAAAGCAAAAGTACGATGATGACGAAGGGGATAAATCTTAG
- a CDS encoding superoxide dismutase — protein MSQRQLSDDVINWAHQAMAYAEQHRHKITDKEIDQYQKWLFQMQELIKIAKTNASENNGSSWRYEHEQADIRGKTEKLYQQLQKLFQPQFKKGAQTKSDTVQTTAQPSGATKQEKSDTVPRQTVPIGQHTLPPLPYPYDALEPYIEEEIMRLHHDVHHQSYVDGLNEAERKMREARRTGNFDLLKHWEREAAFHGSGHYLHTIFWDIMSPEGGGQPSGDLANEINKTFGSFQRFKQHFTEAADKVEGVGWAILVWAPRAQRLEILQAEKHQHFAQWDVIPLLVLDVWEHAYYLQYKTDRKKYIENWWNIVNWDAVNNRLRVAKQVRWTPY, from the coding sequence ATGTCTCAACGCCAACTGTCTGATGATGTGATTAATTGGGCTCATCAAGCGATGGCTTATGCTGAGCAACATAGGCATAAGATCACAGATAAAGAAATCGACCAATATCAAAAATGGCTTTTTCAAATGCAAGAGCTGATAAAAATCGCAAAAACAAATGCATCGGAAAACAACGGGTCTTCTTGGAGATATGAACATGAACAGGCCGATATTCGGGGTAAAACGGAGAAGCTGTATCAACAATTGCAGAAGCTTTTCCAACCTCAATTCAAAAAAGGAGCACAGACAAAAAGTGATACAGTTCAAACAACCGCACAACCGTCAGGTGCTACCAAGCAGGAGAAAAGCGATACTGTGCCAAGGCAAACGGTACCGATCGGACAACATACGTTACCCCCTTTGCCCTATCCATATGATGCCTTAGAGCCGTATATTGAAGAGGAAATTATGAGATTACATCATGATGTCCACCACCAAAGCTATGTGGATGGGCTTAATGAAGCGGAGAGAAAAATGCGTGAAGCCAGACGAACTGGCAACTTTGATTTGTTAAAACATTGGGAACGTGAAGCGGCTTTTCATGGTTCAGGTCATTACTTACACACCATATTCTGGGATATTATGTCGCCAGAAGGTGGAGGGCAACCCAGTGGTGATCTCGCTAATGAAATCAACAAAACCTTCGGTAGTTTTCAACGTTTTAAGCAACATTTCACAGAAGCGGCAGACAAAGTGGAGGGAGTCGGGTGGGCGATACTGGTTTGGGCACCTAGAGCCCAGCGTTTAGAGATCTTACAAGCGGAAAAACACCAGCATTTTGCCCAATGGGATGTTATCCCTCTCTTAGTCTTGGATGTTTGGGAACATGCCTATTATCTACAATACAAAACGGATCGTAAAAAGTATATTGAGAACTGGTGGAACATTGTGAATTGGGACGCCGTCAATAATCGTTTGAGAGTGGCAAAGCAAGTACGTTGGACACCATATTAA
- a CDS encoding ABC transporter permease, protein MQSFKQLTLAQLKLFLRNKTVILWTTFFPLVLMVMLGLFLGNGGETSVTIGWYDEDQSASSDRIKSAFVETEVIDVHVLSTLEEGKQAVQDGDLSLMVGIPAGFGHQLEHGKQPTFDVYYDEVNQSVSEVGFALVDQVVDEINKEWGDFEEIVLTERKGLQSLQLTYLDFLVPGIAALMILSSNLNGVAAQIASWRERGILRRLQSTGLKASTFIAAQITARTALNLTQAILVLSVGIFVLGAQMNGHWLVLLFYLILGTLVFMSLGFIIASLAKTPEHAAPVAGFISFPMFFLGGIFFPISDMPGFLQPVVYAIPISHLSDVLRQVMNTGAGIIDLWVPTLILIAWFVVSFALASKFFRWEA, encoded by the coding sequence ATGCAATCCTTCAAACAACTCACATTAGCTCAGTTAAAATTATTCTTACGTAATAAGACCGTGATATTGTGGACAACATTCTTTCCTCTGGTTCTCATGGTTATGCTAGGCCTATTTTTAGGTAACGGCGGAGAAACCAGCGTGACCATCGGTTGGTATGATGAAGATCAGAGTGCTTCTTCTGACCGCATAAAAAGCGCCTTTGTCGAGACTGAAGTTATAGATGTTCATGTTTTGTCCACATTAGAAGAAGGAAAGCAAGCTGTCCAAGACGGTGACCTGAGTTTAATGGTTGGGATACCTGCAGGTTTTGGCCATCAGTTAGAGCATGGAAAGCAACCCACTTTTGATGTTTATTATGATGAGGTGAATCAATCCGTATCTGAGGTTGGGTTCGCACTTGTCGATCAAGTCGTGGATGAGATCAATAAAGAATGGGGTGATTTTGAGGAAATCGTGCTGACGGAGAGAAAGGGACTTCAATCTCTTCAATTAACCTATTTAGACTTTCTGGTCCCAGGTATTGCGGCGTTGATGATACTTTCCAGTAATTTAAATGGGGTGGCAGCCCAAATTGCATCTTGGCGAGAGCGTGGCATTCTTAGACGCTTACAATCCACAGGCCTCAAAGCGAGCACGTTTATTGCAGCACAGATCACGGCAAGAACAGCACTTAATCTGACGCAAGCCATATTAGTTCTTTCTGTAGGGATATTCGTTTTAGGGGCTCAGATGAATGGCCATTGGCTTGTACTCCTCTTCTATCTCATATTAGGAACATTAGTGTTTATGTCTTTAGGTTTTATTATCGCAAGTTTGGCTAAAACACCAGAGCATGCAGCTCCTGTCGCAGGTTTTATATCGTTCCCTATGTTTTTCTTAGGGGGGATATTCTTTCCTATTTCTGATATGCCTGGCTTTCTTCAACCGGTTGTTTATGCAATTCCCATATCTCACCTGAGTGATGTGTTAAGACAGGTCATGAACACGGGCGCCGGTATTATAGATTTATGGGTACCAACATTGATATTAATAGCATGGTTTGTGGTCAGTTTTGCATTGGCGTCAAAGTTTTTTAGGTGGGAGGCATAG
- a CDS encoding ABC transporter ATP-binding protein, whose protein sequence is MSSIIRVHDVRKKYEDLQAVNGVSFEVKKGEIFGLLGPNGAGKTTTLEMMEGLRKIDEGEVYISGYSVEQYRQKIRTMIGIQLQSTSLFDLLTVEETLHLYASFYQATLGVGDVLSQMNLVEKKASLVKSLSGGQKQRLAIGLALIHDPDVIFLDEPTTGLDPQARRALWDIIQDLQNRGKTILLSTHYMEEAHELCDRLAIMDQGQLKALDTPDQLIEELNMDSAVAFTWSEERYPSDEIAGVVNATYKDGKVVLYTKDLQQTLISLIKWSEKNQKHLLELQTRKATLEDVFLHLTGRSLRD, encoded by the coding sequence TTGAGCTCAATCATACGTGTCCATGATGTGCGCAAAAAATACGAAGATTTGCAAGCGGTCAATGGCGTCAGTTTTGAAGTGAAAAAAGGCGAGATATTTGGTCTATTAGGGCCTAATGGTGCAGGAAAAACAACAACCTTAGAAATGATGGAAGGGTTAAGAAAGATTGATGAAGGAGAAGTCTATATTTCGGGATACTCTGTAGAACAATACAGGCAAAAGATTCGCACCATGATCGGAATTCAATTACAATCAACGTCACTATTTGATTTGCTCACCGTAGAAGAAACGTTACACCTCTATGCGAGCTTCTATCAAGCGACTTTAGGGGTCGGCGACGTTCTATCACAGATGAACCTAGTAGAGAAAAAGGCCAGCCTTGTTAAATCACTTTCTGGAGGTCAAAAGCAAAGGCTAGCAATCGGTTTAGCACTTATTCATGATCCTGACGTGATTTTCTTGGATGAACCTACAACAGGTCTTGACCCCCAGGCAAGACGGGCATTGTGGGATATTATACAAGACTTACAAAACAGGGGTAAAACCATACTTCTTTCCACTCATTATATGGAGGAGGCACATGAGCTTTGTGACCGTCTAGCGATTATGGATCAAGGGCAATTAAAAGCACTAGATACACCAGATCAACTGATAGAGGAACTAAATATGGACAGTGCCGTGGCCTTTACATGGTCAGAGGAGCGTTACCCTAGTGACGAAATAGCGGGAGTCGTCAATGCTACATATAAGGACGGTAAAGTTGTATTATATACAAAAGACTTGCAGCAAACATTGATATCACTGATTAAATGGTCTGAAAAGAACCAAAAACACCTATTAGAATTACAGACCCGTAAAGCGACCCTAGAGGATGTCTTCTTACATCTTACAGGAAGGAGCCTTCGAGATTAA
- a CDS encoding AimR family lysis-lysogeny pheromone receptor, producing MKGLNRMPPVNTTMIKDYFEDTVLYVFQMEEACFNANLDELQDIIDLNQHTKDPQIQEWTSIYQLFLQRLRGEITPHDLLKSVQYKTSDQPLMFCAYRLLHAYSCYDNRELGVLKHVLVQIRDELEKIKDSCVEPFYHFRLCQLLSNYYLSQNEVDKVREHAYVIINYCSTQAYIASAYHTLGISYLFEDYDKGIHALQMALDIYEELGELTKINNVKRSIVFFNNYWSVIGDLMIYSNQTRDIHERAHAEVRKENKKKAIQLLNALEIDQFGYLEMGYHYFYMGLATDNVDYLYRSIEAFKKINYKFAANMARVELYERGERPTAIEAAYN from the coding sequence TTGAAAGGATTAAACCGCATGCCACCCGTGAATACCACAATGATAAAAGATTATTTTGAAGACACTGTCCTTTACGTCTTTCAAATGGAAGAAGCTTGCTTTAACGCTAACCTTGATGAACTGCAGGATATAATAGACCTTAATCAACATACGAAAGATCCTCAAATACAAGAATGGACAAGCATATACCAACTTTTTTTACAACGTCTTAGAGGCGAGATCACACCACATGATTTGCTAAAATCTGTTCAATACAAAACTTCTGACCAACCTCTCATGTTCTGTGCCTACCGATTACTCCACGCCTACAGTTGTTATGACAATCGTGAACTTGGTGTTCTGAAACACGTGCTCGTTCAAATTAGAGATGAGCTTGAAAAAATAAAGGATTCATGTGTTGAACCTTTTTATCATTTTCGGCTATGTCAGCTCTTATCTAACTATTATCTTAGTCAGAATGAAGTGGACAAGGTTCGCGAACATGCTTATGTCATTATTAACTACTGTTCTACTCAAGCGTACATTGCATCCGCATACCATACACTTGGCATTTCCTACCTGTTTGAAGACTACGACAAAGGAATACACGCGCTCCAGATGGCTCTGGATATCTATGAAGAATTAGGAGAACTGACCAAGATAAATAACGTTAAGAGGAGTATCGTCTTCTTTAATAATTATTGGTCCGTCATTGGCGATCTTATGATTTATAGTAATCAAACCAGAGATATACATGAGAGAGCACATGCGGAAGTGAGAAAGGAAAACAAGAAAAAAGCGATTCAATTGCTAAACGCTTTGGAGATAGACCAATTTGGTTATTTAGAGATGGGTTATCACTACTTTTACATGGGCCTCGCAACCGATAATGTCGATTACTTATATAGATCAATCGAGGCATTTAAGAAAATTAATTATAAGTTTGCTGCTAATATGGCTCGCGTTGAACTCTATGAACGAGGGGAACGCCCAACAGCTATTGAAGCAGCATATAATTAA
- a CDS encoding AimR family lysis-lysogeny pheromone receptor encodes MRHDRGLASKMLQYEHGNLKLKWEILSYLGRIEELDHSLRGDDGLDNLAEWRSAYHLLALRSQKKIEPQDLIQKIQYQTSDDPNLFVLYRLIQGYAYYDSHEFGLISSVLREIKESIPLMDDRKLQEMYQLRLVQLQTNYHLRTFYIQEAQEGCQYIIDNSNNPTYIASAYHTLGISYLYDDYTSGMRNLKRSLRMYQLFGQRSHNIGIRRTIIFFNHYWSQSNQYMLFSNQQDDMLEHVHGEVRLGNISKAKNILERIDVPALSATSKGFYYYFKGLTYNSIDDFYQSIISFKNMDDKFYANLGRLELYKLNERSSAIEAAFY; translated from the coding sequence ATGAGACATGATAGAGGACTAGCTTCTAAAATGTTGCAGTACGAACATGGTAATCTCAAGCTTAAGTGGGAAATCCTAAGTTATCTTGGCAGGATTGAAGAACTGGACCACTCACTTCGTGGAGACGACGGCTTGGATAACTTAGCAGAATGGCGATCGGCTTATCACCTTCTCGCGCTCCGTTCACAGAAAAAGATTGAACCACAAGATCTTATTCAAAAAATTCAATATCAAACATCGGATGATCCTAATTTATTTGTTTTATATCGTTTAATTCAGGGGTATGCCTATTATGATAGCCACGAATTTGGATTGATCTCTAGTGTATTAAGAGAAATTAAAGAGTCAATTCCTCTAATGGATGATAGGAAGCTCCAGGAGATGTATCAACTCAGGCTGGTGCAGCTACAGACCAACTATCACCTCCGAACGTTTTATATCCAAGAAGCACAAGAAGGTTGTCAGTATATTATTGACAACAGTAATAATCCCACTTATATCGCTTCCGCCTATCACACCCTAGGTATTAGCTATCTCTACGATGACTATACTTCCGGCATGCGAAATCTGAAGAGGTCACTGAGAATGTATCAGCTCTTTGGGCAGCGAAGTCATAATATAGGTATACGAAGAACCATTATTTTTTTTAATCACTATTGGTCCCAGTCTAATCAGTATATGTTATTTAGCAATCAACAGGACGACATGTTAGAACACGTTCACGGCGAAGTACGCCTAGGTAACATATCTAAAGCTAAAAACATATTAGAGCGTATTGATGTCCCTGCATTAAGTGCAACAAGTAAAGGATTTTACTACTATTTTAAAGGACTGACTTACAACTCAATAGATGACTTTTATCAATCTATAATCTCTTTCAAAAATATGGACGATAAATTCTATGCCAATCTTGGACGTTTAGAACTATACAAGCTTAATGAGAGATCTTCAGCAATAGAGGCAGCATTTTATTAA